The DNA segment TACGATGGCGGCATTCGATAATACGAACGGCGTTCAATAGGTTGAACAGCATAACAAAATTCTACGCAAAAGGCTACTCATGAATCTGATCGATATCAGTTTGTTGAAATCGCAAGCGTTTGTAAATGGGCAATGGGTCGATGCCGACGGCGGTGCGCGCTTTGCCGTGACCGATCCGGCCACCGGCGAGACGCTGGCGCAAGTTCCGGCAATGGGCGCGGCCGAGACGGAGCGTGCGGTCGCTGCCGCCCAGGTGGCGCAGCAGGCATGGGCAGCCAGGTCGGCCAAGGAGCGTGCCGCCATCCTGCATGCCTGGAACGACCTGATCCTGGCCAACCTGGAAGACCTCGCGTACCTGATGACGCGCGAACAGGGCAAGCCGCTTGCCGAGGCGCGCGGTGAAATCCGTTATGCCGCTTCCTTCATCGACTGGTTCGCCGAAGAAGCGCGCCGCATCCACGGCGATATCCCCCAGCACCCGGACGCCGACAAGCGCATCCAGGTCTACAAGCAGCCGGTGGGCGTGTGTGCGGCGATCACCCCATGGAATTTTCCGGCGGCGATGATTACCCGCAAGGCGGGCCCGGCGCTGGCTGCCGGCTGCGCCATCATCATCAAGCCGGCTGAACAGACCCCGCTGTCGGCGTTTGCGCTGGCCGAGCTGGCGCAGCGCGCCGGCGTGCCTGCAGGCGTGCTGCAAGTGATTACCGGCGACGCCCGCGCCATCGGCGGCGTGCTGACCGCCTCGCCGGTCGTGCGCAAGCTGTCGTTTACCGGTTCGACCGGCGTCGGCCGCATCCTGATGGCGCAGTGCGCGCCGACCGTCAAGCGCCTGTCGCTCGAACTCGGCGGCAACGCGCCGTTTATCGTGTTTGATGACGCCGATGTGGATGCCGCCGTCAACGGCGCCCTGATCGCGAAGTACCGCAACAGCGGCCAGACCTGCGTCTGCGCCAACCGCTTCCTGGTGCAGGATGGTATTTACGACGCCTTTGCCAGCAAGCTGGCCGAGAAGGTCGCCGCGCTGGCTGTGGGCAATGGCTTGCAGGCAGAGACAGTGCAGGGCCCGCTGATCGACCAGGCCGCCATCGACAAGGTCGAGGAACTGGTCGCCGATGCCCGGGAAAAGGGCGCGAAGGTGCTGGCCGGCGGCAGCCGCCATGCGCTGGGCGGCAGCTTTTACCAGCCGACGGTGTTGGGCGGCGTGACGCCTGGCATGCGCATGGCCCGCGAAGAAATCTTCGGGCCGGTGGCGCCGCTGTTCCGCTTCCGTGATGAAAGCGAAGCCGTGGCCATGGCCAACGATACCGAATTCGGCCTGGCCGCCTATGTGTATACACGCGACCTGGCGCGCTCGTGGCGCGTGACCGAAGCGCTCGAGTACGGCATGGTCGGCCTGAACACCGGCCTGATCTCCAACGAGGTCGGCCCCTTCGGCGGCGTCAAGCAATCCGGCATCGGCCGCGAAGGCTCGCGCTACGGCATCGAGGAATACCTGGAACTGAAATACGTCTGCGTCCAACTGTAAGCAACCGAATCGAGGAGCAAGCACCATGAATACTTTTGAATTCCGTACCGTCCCGGCGCTGCTGGTCGAATTTGGCGGCGCCCGTCGCCTGGGCGTGCTGTTGCGCGAGCGCTTCGCGCAAAAGAACCTGTGCCTGGTGACCGACGCCTTCCTGCACAAGAGCGGCATGCTGGCGCCGGCGCTGGCGAGCCTGGCCGAAGCCGGTTTCAATGTCCAGGTGATCGACGACGTGGTGGCCGACCCGCCCGACCATGTGGTGCTGAAGGCTGCGCAGCAGGCGCGCGACAGCGGCGCCGAGATCATTCTCGGCCTGGGCGGCGGCTCCTCGATGGATGTGGCCAAGCTGATTGCCGTGCTGGCAGGCTCGACCCAGCCGCTGTCGGCCATGTATGGCGTGGGCAACGTCACCGGCCCGCGCCTGCCGCTGGTGCAAATGCCAACCACTGCCGGCACCGGTTCCGAAGTTACGCCGATCTCGATCGTCACCACCGGCGCCACCACCAAGGCGGGCGTGGTATCGCCCCAGCTTTACGCCGACCTGACCATCCTCGACGCCGAGCTGACCATGGGCTTGCCGCCGAAGATCACGGCCGCCACCGGCATCGATGCCATTGTCCACGCCGTCGAAGCGTATACCACCCGGACCAAGAAGAATCCGCTGTCCGACATGCTGGCGCGCGAAGCCTTGCGGCTCTTGACCTCGAACCTGCTGAAGGCATTTACCAACGGCCAGGACCGCGCCGCGCGCGAAGGCATGCTGCTGGGCGCCATGCTGGCCGGCCAGGCCTTTGCCAATGCGCCGGTGGCGGCTGTCCATGCGCTGGCCTACCCGATCGGCGGCATTTTCCATGTGCCGCACGGCTTGTCGAATGCGCTGGTCTTGCCGCATGTGCTGCGTTTTAACGCCCCCGTGGCAGCGGCGCAGTATGCCGAGCTGGCAACCATTGCCGTGCCGGGCGCCAGCGGCAGCGACGAGGCCAAGACCGCGGCATTCATCGAGCACCTGGAAATGCTGGCACGCGAAACCGGCATCGAGCGCTGCCTGTCGCATGTGGGCATCGGCGCCGACGATATTCCGGCCTTGACCCGCGACGCGATGCTGCAGACGCGCCTGCTGGTCAACAATCCGCGCGACCTGAGCGAGGCCGACATCGCCGGAATTTACCAGGCTGCGCTGGAATGACGCAGAACACTTTTAACACCGTATTTACACAGGCGTTCGCGCCTCGAAACCACCAGGAGACCCTAATGAAGAAGACACTGAAGGCAACAGTATTGGCAGCATCGCTCGTGACAGCTTTCGGCATTGCGCCGCAGGCGAGCGCCCAGATTTCCGGCGATGTCGTCCGCATCGGCTTTATCACCGACCTGTCCGGCGTGTACACCGACATCGACGGCCCCGGCGGCGTGGAAGCCATCAAGATGGCGATTGCCGACTTCGGCGGCAAGGTCAATGGCAAGAAAATCGAACTGCTGGTGGCCGACCACCTGAACAAGACCGACATCGGTGCTGCCAAGGCGCGCGAATGGTTCGACCAGCAAGGCCTGGACATGCTGATCGGCGGCACCAATTCCGGCGTCGGCCTGGCCCTGGCGAAAGTGGCTGATGAAAAGAAAAAGCCTTACATCAACATCGGCGGCGCCACCGCGCGCCTGACCAATGAAGATTGCACGCCCTATACGGTTCACTATGCCTACGACACCGTGGCGCTGGCCCGCGGCACCGGCGGCGCCATCGTCAAGAACGGCGGCAAGAGCTGGTTCTTCCTGACGGCCGACTACGCCTTTGGCGCATCGCTTGAAAAAGACACCACGGCCGTGGTCAAGAGCAGCGGCGGCAATGTGGTCGGCCAGGTCAAGCACCCGCTGAACGCCTCCGACTTCTCGTCGTTCCTGCTGCAGGCGCAAGCATCCAAGGCGCAGATCCTGGGCCTGGCCAATGCCGGCGGCGACACCGTCAATTCGATCAAGGCCGCCAATGAATTCGGCATCACCAAGACCATGAAGCTGGCCGGTCTGCTGATGTTCATTAACGATGTCCATTCGCTGGGCCTGAACCTGACGCAGGGCATGTACCTGACCGATGGCTGGTACTGGGACCTGAATGCGGAAACCCGCGCCTGGTCCAAGCGCTACTTCGCCGTCATGAAGAAAGAGCCGTCGATGCTGCAGGCCGCCGACTATTCCTCGACCCTGCATTACCTCAATGCCGTCAAGGCCGCCGGCACGGACGATGCCGACAAGGTCATGGCACAGATGCGCGCGACCAAGGTCAACGATTTCTTCGCCAAGAACGGCACGATCCGCCCGGATGGCCAGATGGTGCACGAGATGTACCTGATGCAGGTGAAGACCCCGGCCGAATCGAAGTACCCATGGGATTACTACAAGGTCGTGCAGACGATTCCTGGCGAGCAGGCATTTACCACCAAGGCCGAAACCAAGTGCGCCTTGTGGAAATAAAAACCGATTAATTGAAGATTCTGGAGGAGATAAACATGAAACATCGCCTGATTGCGGCTGTCGCGTTGCTGTGTTGCGCGGCTGCCGTGCAAGCCAAGGACATCAAGATTGCCCACGTCTATACCAAGACGGGCCCGCTGGAAGTGTATGGGATGGAAACCCAGCGCGGCCTGATGATGGGATTGCAGTACGGTACCGGCGGCACCATGCAGGTCAATGGTAATGCCATCACCGTGATTGAAAAGGATGACCAGGGCAAGGCCGATGTCGCCCGTGGCCTGCTTGCCGCCGCTTATGGTGACGACAAGGTGGACCTGGCCGTGGGACCGACCAGTTCCGCCGTCTCGGTGGCGCTGGCGCCGATTGCCGAAGAATACAAGAAAATCCTGATCAACGAATCCGCCGTTGCCGACTCGATCACCGGCGACAAGTGGAATCGCTACATCTTCCGCACCGCGCGCAATTCGACCCAGGATGCGATCTCCAATGCCATCGTGATGGACAAGGAGGGCGTGACGATTGCAACCCTGGCGCAGGATTATGCGTTTGGCCGCGACGGCATCAAGGCCTTCAAGGAAAGCATCAAGAAGGCGAAAATCGTCCATGAGGAATACCTGCCAGCCAATACCGCCGACTTCACCGGTGGCGCGCAGCGCCTGCTGAATGCGCTGAAAGACAAGCCGGGCCGCAAGATCGTCTTCATTTACTGGGCCGGCGCGGGCAACCCGTTCAAGATCGTCGACACGATTCCGAAAAACGCCGGTATTGAAATTGCCACCGGCGGCGCCACCTTGCCGGCGCTGTATGGCCTGAAGGATTTTGCCGGCATGCAGGGTTCGACGTATTATTACTACGGTATTCCAAAGAACCCGATCAACAACTGGCTGACCACCGAGTACTACAAGCGCTACAAGACCCCGCCTGATTTCTTTACCGTCTGCGGCATGGTGGCA comes from the Janthinobacterium sp. 17J80-10 genome and includes:
- a CDS encoding NAD-dependent succinate-semialdehyde dehydrogenase, with protein sequence MNLIDISLLKSQAFVNGQWVDADGGARFAVTDPATGETLAQVPAMGAAETERAVAAAQVAQQAWAARSAKERAAILHAWNDLILANLEDLAYLMTREQGKPLAEARGEIRYAASFIDWFAEEARRIHGDIPQHPDADKRIQVYKQPVGVCAAITPWNFPAAMITRKAGPALAAGCAIIIKPAEQTPLSAFALAELAQRAGVPAGVLQVITGDARAIGGVLTASPVVRKLSFTGSTGVGRILMAQCAPTVKRLSLELGGNAPFIVFDDADVDAAVNGALIAKYRNSGQTCVCANRFLVQDGIYDAFASKLAEKVAALAVGNGLQAETVQGPLIDQAAIDKVEELVADAREKGAKVLAGGSRHALGGSFYQPTVLGGVTPGMRMAREEIFGPVAPLFRFRDESEAVAMANDTEFGLAAYVYTRDLARSWRVTEALEYGMVGLNTGLISNEVGPFGGVKQSGIGREGSRYGIEEYLELKYVCVQL
- a CDS encoding iron-containing alcohol dehydrogenase: MNTFEFRTVPALLVEFGGARRLGVLLRERFAQKNLCLVTDAFLHKSGMLAPALASLAEAGFNVQVIDDVVADPPDHVVLKAAQQARDSGAEIILGLGGGSSMDVAKLIAVLAGSTQPLSAMYGVGNVTGPRLPLVQMPTTAGTGSEVTPISIVTTGATTKAGVVSPQLYADLTILDAELTMGLPPKITAATGIDAIVHAVEAYTTRTKKNPLSDMLAREALRLLTSNLLKAFTNGQDRAAREGMLLGAMLAGQAFANAPVAAVHALAYPIGGIFHVPHGLSNALVLPHVLRFNAPVAAAQYAELATIAVPGASGSDEAKTAAFIEHLEMLARETGIERCLSHVGIGADDIPALTRDAMLQTRLLVNNPRDLSEADIAGIYQAALE
- a CDS encoding ABC transporter substrate-binding protein; translation: MKKTLKATVLAASLVTAFGIAPQASAQISGDVVRIGFITDLSGVYTDIDGPGGVEAIKMAIADFGGKVNGKKIELLVADHLNKTDIGAAKAREWFDQQGLDMLIGGTNSGVGLALAKVADEKKKPYINIGGATARLTNEDCTPYTVHYAYDTVALARGTGGAIVKNGGKSWFFLTADYAFGASLEKDTTAVVKSSGGNVVGQVKHPLNASDFSSFLLQAQASKAQILGLANAGGDTVNSIKAANEFGITKTMKLAGLLMFINDVHSLGLNLTQGMYLTDGWYWDLNAETRAWSKRYFAVMKKEPSMLQAADYSSTLHYLNAVKAAGTDDADKVMAQMRATKVNDFFAKNGTIRPDGQMVHEMYLMQVKTPAESKYPWDYYKVVQTIPGEQAFTTKAETKCALWK
- a CDS encoding substrate-binding domain-containing protein, producing the protein MKHRLIAAVALLCCAAAVQAKDIKIAHVYTKTGPLEVYGMETQRGLMMGLQYGTGGTMQVNGNAITVIEKDDQGKADVARGLLAAAYGDDKVDLAVGPTSSAVSVALAPIAEEYKKILINESAVADSITGDKWNRYIFRTARNSTQDAISNAIVMDKEGVTIATLAQDYAFGRDGIKAFKESIKKAKIVHEEYLPANTADFTGGAQRLLNALKDKPGRKIVFIYWAGAGNPFKIVDTIPKNAGIEIATGGATLPALYGLKDFAGMQGSTYYYYGIPKNPINNWLTTEYYKRYKTPPDFFTVCGMVAGLAIVEALKKTGGDASTEKMITALEGLSFDTPKGKHTIRKEDHQALQSMYHYKLKNDPAFAWAVPELVREIKIEEMPLPIRNVK